Proteins found in one Massilia sp. H6 genomic segment:
- the tyrS gene encoding tyrosine--tRNA ligase — protein MTLIVPPGNATPVNTSVPLPLTDRVREALAITKRGVDELLIESEFAQKLARSEQTGTPLRIKLGLDPTAPDLHLGHTVVLNKMRQLQDLGHQVIFLIGDFTSMIGDPSGRNATRPPLTREQIEENAMTYFRQASLVLDASRTEIRYNSEWCDPLGARGMIQLASRYTVAQMMERDDFTKRYKSGTPIAVHEFLYPLMQGYDSVALKADLELGGTDQKFNLLVGRVLQKDYGQEQQCILTMPLLEGLDGVEKMSKSKNNYIGITEAPNTMFGKLMSISDDMMWKYYNLLSFRSLAEIEAVKAGVAGGANPRDAKVALGKEIVARFHSAQAAEDALADFVNRSKGGIPDDVPEISLSGAPMGVAQLLKQAGLCASTSEAMRMIDQGGVRVDGAVISDKALKLDAGTFVMQVGKRKFARVTFGAAPVE, from the coding sequence ATGACTTTAATTGTTCCGCCGGGTAACGCTACCCCGGTGAATACTTCCGTTCCGCTGCCACTGACAGACAGGGTGCGTGAGGCGCTGGCCATTACCAAGCGCGGTGTCGATGAACTGCTGATCGAGAGCGAATTTGCCCAGAAACTGGCGCGTTCCGAGCAGACCGGCACGCCCTTGCGCATCAAACTGGGCCTGGACCCGACCGCGCCCGACCTGCATTTGGGTCATACGGTAGTACTGAACAAAATGCGCCAGCTGCAAGACCTGGGCCATCAGGTGATTTTCCTGATCGGCGACTTTACGTCGATGATTGGCGACCCGTCAGGCCGAAACGCTACCCGTCCGCCGCTGACGCGCGAGCAGATCGAGGAAAATGCCATGACCTATTTCCGTCAGGCGTCGCTGGTGCTGGACGCTTCGCGCACGGAAATTCGCTACAACTCAGAGTGGTGCGATCCGCTGGGTGCACGTGGCATGATCCAGCTTGCTTCGCGTTATACAGTTGCTCAGATGATGGAGCGTGATGATTTCACCAAGCGCTACAAGAGTGGGACACCGATTGCGGTCCACGAGTTCCTTTACCCTTTGATGCAGGGCTATGATTCGGTCGCGTTAAAGGCGGATCTCGAACTTGGGGGCACCGACCAGAAATTCAACCTGTTGGTGGGCCGTGTGCTTCAGAAAGACTACGGACAAGAGCAGCAATGCATCTTGACGATGCCGCTGCTCGAGGGCCTGGACGGCGTCGAAAAGATGTCCAAGTCGAAGAATAACTATATTGGTATTACCGAAGCGCCGAACACGATGTTCGGCAAGCTGATGAGTATTTCCGATGACATGATGTGGAAGTACTACAACCTGCTGTCCTTCCGTTCGCTCGCCGAGATCGAGGCGGTCAAGGCCGGGGTGGCGGGCGGCGCCAATCCGCGTGATGCGAAAGTGGCTCTCGGCAAGGAAATCGTGGCGCGCTTTCACTCGGCCCAGGCGGCCGAGGACGCGCTGGCCGACTTCGTCAACCGCTCTAAGGGCGGCATCCCCGACGATGTGCCGGAAATCAGCCTGTCCGGAGCGCCCATGGGCGTGGCGCAATTGCTGAAGCAGGCGGGCCTGTGCGCGTCGACCTCGGAAGCGATGCGCATGATCGACCAGGGCGGGGTGCGCGTCGATGGCGCCGTCATCAGCGACAAGGCGCTCAAGCTCGACGCCGGCACCTTCGTGATGCAAGTGGGTAAGCGCAAGTTTGCCCGTGTGACCTTTGGCGCTGCTCCGGTCGAATGA
- the dtd gene encoding D-aminoacyl-tRNA deacylase codes for MIGLLQRVSEASVRVDGAVVGAIGAGLMVLLCAEKGDTEREADALLAKLLGYRVFPDEAGKMNRSITDTAGGLLLVPQFTLAADTRSGTRPSFSPAAAPEDGRRLFDHIVRTARQRHGIVETGQFGADMKVGLVNDGPVTFWLQVDPVGIAR; via the coding sequence ATGATTGGTCTGCTGCAACGTGTCAGTGAAGCCAGCGTGCGTGTCGATGGCGCCGTGGTTGGCGCCATCGGTGCCGGCCTGATGGTGCTGCTGTGCGCCGAAAAGGGCGATACCGAGCGCGAAGCCGATGCCTTGCTGGCCAAGCTGCTGGGCTACCGGGTGTTTCCGGACGAAGCCGGCAAGATGAACCGCAGCATTACCGACACCGCCGGCGGCTTGCTGCTGGTGCCCCAGTTTACCCTGGCGGCCGACACCCGGTCGGGCACGCGTCCCTCGTTTTCGCCGGCGGCCGCGCCAGAAGACGGGCGGCGTTTGTTTGACCATATCGTGCGCACGGCGCGTCAACGGCATGGCATCGTTGAAACCGGCCAGTTCGGGGCCGACATGAAAGTTGGCCTGGTGAATGACGGGCCGGTGACTTTCTGGCTTCAGGTTGATCCGGTCGGTATCGCGCGTTGA
- a CDS encoding YbhB/YbcL family Raf kinase inhibitor-like protein, protein MRIWSDSFIEGEAIAPECAFAVVDPARHLRLSSNRSPHLAWDDIPPGSKSLALICHDPDVPASSELVNQEGKSVPDTLPRVDFFHWTLVDIPVVIKSFPEGVFSDMVTPHGKPGPLVPFTIKNGTEHQLRHGINDYTAWFASDPDMAGEYYGYDGPCPPWNDERVHTYVFTLYALDIARLPLEGSFTGVRLRQAIRGHILDEARTFGTYTLNPALHPTPNPAPDPAFPPSFTT, encoded by the coding sequence ATGCGAATCTGGAGCGATTCATTCATCGAAGGCGAGGCAATTGCGCCCGAATGCGCGTTTGCGGTCGTCGATCCGGCCAGGCACCTCAGGCTGTCCAGTAACCGCAGCCCGCATCTTGCCTGGGACGATATTCCGCCCGGCAGCAAGTCGCTGGCCCTGATCTGCCACGACCCCGATGTGCCCGCAAGTAGCGAATTGGTCAACCAAGAGGGCAAGTCTGTTCCTGATACCCTGCCGCGGGTCGACTTTTTTCACTGGACGCTGGTCGACATCCCGGTGGTCATCAAATCCTTCCCGGAAGGTGTGTTCTCCGACATGGTGACTCCCCACGGCAAGCCGGGGCCGCTCGTGCCGTTCACGATCAAGAACGGCACCGAACACCAGTTGCGTCACGGAATCAACGACTACACGGCCTGGTTCGCCAGCGACCCGGACATGGCCGGCGAATATTATGGCTATGACGGGCCTTGCCCCCCCTGGAACGACGAGCGGGTGCATACGTATGTCTTCACCCTGTATGCGCTCGACATTGCGCGCCTGCCGCTCGAAGGCAGCTTTACCGGTGTTCGGCTGCGCCAGGCCATTCGCGGCCACATCCTGGACGAAGCGCGGACCTTCGGCACCTATACGCTTAACCCGGCGCTGCACCCGACGCCCAACCCAGCGCCCGATCCGGCCTTTCCACCTTCCTTCACCACCTGA
- a CDS encoding histidine phosphatase family protein codes for MDLMLSNDKASQPTTILLIRHGETAWNAERRLQGHLDIALNAAGERQAALLAAALAPERIDRIISSDLARARQTAEAIARERGMGVGTDPALRERCYGGFEGMLYSEIAARFPVEFAAWQARDVDGVLPPGTNRGESFRQFYDRVTAAILHHAAMHPGQTLALVAHGGVLECAYRAALGLSLETARDFKVLNASVNRFAVEKGELRLMSWGEVGHLQPAVLDDLT; via the coding sequence ATGGACCTCATGCTTTCGAACGACAAGGCGTCACAGCCCACCACCATTTTATTGATCCGTCATGGCGAAACCGCCTGGAACGCCGAGCGGCGGCTCCAGGGTCATCTCGACATTGCCCTGAATGCCGCAGGCGAGCGCCAGGCTGCGCTGCTGGCCGCCGCGCTGGCTCCCGAGCGGATCGATCGCATCATTTCCAGCGACCTGGCCCGGGCGCGCCAGACTGCCGAGGCCATCGCCCGTGAACGCGGCATGGGCGTCGGCACCGATCCGGCGCTGCGCGAGCGCTGTTATGGCGGCTTCGAAGGCATGCTATACAGCGAGATTGCGGCCCGCTTCCCGGTGGAATTCGCGGCCTGGCAGGCCCGTGACGTCGATGGCGTCTTGCCGCCAGGAACAAACCGAGGCGAGAGTTTCCGCCAGTTTTACGACCGGGTAACGGCGGCGATACTGCACCATGCCGCCATGCATCCCGGCCAGACGCTGGCGCTGGTGGCCCACGGCGGGGTACTCGAATGCGCCTACCGCGCGGCTCTGGGCCTGTCGCTGGAAACCGCGCGCGATTTCAAGGTACTCAATGCCAGCGTGAACCGGTTCGCGGTGGAAAAGGGTGAATTGCGGCTGATGAGCTGGGGCGAGGTGGGCCATCTTCAGCCGGCTGTCCTGGATGATTTGACTTAA
- the dusB gene encoding tRNA dihydrouridine synthase DusB: MQIGPYILRNNVFVAPMAGVTDRPFRQLCKQLGAGYAVSEMAASNPRLWASEKTSRRTDHTGEMEPKAVQIAGADPKDLADCARFNVERGAQIIDINMGCPVKKVCNSWCGSALLQHEDLVERILHAVVDAVDVPVTLKFRTGWDRQNKNALRIARIAEQAGIQMLTLHGRTRADGYKGDAEYDTIRAVKASVRIPVVANGDITTPEKAKFVLDYTGADAVMIGRAAQGRPWICREIDHYLRTGEHLPAPLVEEVRALMNEHLPAHYAFYGDFVGVRSARKHIGWYVQDLPGGEDFRQRMNLLESTAEQLAAVDMFFSSQLELGERLQYRPALRDALRDALNDALPADAAMAA, encoded by the coding sequence TTGCAAATCGGACCTTATATCCTGCGTAATAACGTCTTCGTCGCTCCCATGGCCGGGGTGACGGACCGGCCGTTTCGCCAACTGTGCAAGCAGCTCGGCGCCGGTTACGCCGTGTCCGAGATGGCGGCGTCGAACCCGCGCCTGTGGGCCAGCGAAAAGACCTCGCGCCGCACCGACCACACCGGGGAAATGGAACCGAAAGCGGTGCAGATTGCCGGTGCCGATCCGAAAGATCTTGCCGATTGCGCAAGGTTCAACGTCGAACGCGGTGCCCAGATCATCGACATCAACATGGGTTGCCCGGTCAAGAAGGTGTGCAACAGCTGGTGCGGCTCCGCGCTGCTGCAGCACGAAGACCTGGTCGAGCGCATCCTGCACGCCGTGGTGGACGCGGTGGACGTGCCGGTCACGCTGAAATTCCGCACCGGCTGGGATCGTCAGAACAAGAATGCACTGCGCATCGCGCGCATTGCGGAACAGGCCGGCATCCAGATGCTGACCCTGCACGGCCGTACCCGCGCCGACGGCTACAAGGGCGACGCCGAATACGACACCATCCGCGCCGTGAAAGCCTCGGTGCGCATACCGGTGGTTGCCAACGGCGACATCACGACGCCGGAAAAGGCGAAATTCGTGCTCGACTACACCGGCGCCGATGCCGTGATGATCGGCCGCGCCGCCCAGGGTCGCCCCTGGATCTGCCGCGAGATCGACCATTACCTGCGCACCGGCGAACACCTGCCGGCGCCGCTGGTAGAAGAAGTGCGCGCGCTGATGAACGAACACTTACCGGCGCATTACGCTTTCTATGGCGACTTTGTCGGCGTACGCTCGGCCCGCAAGCACATCGGCTGGTACGTGCAAGACCTGCCCGGCGGCGAAGATTTCCGCCAGCGCATGAACTTGCTGGAATCGACGGCCGAGCAACTGGCGGCGGTCGATATGTTTTTCAGTTCGCAGCTTGAGCTGGGCGAGCGGTTACAATACCGCCCCGCGCTACGCGACGCGCTACGCGACGCACTAAACGACGCGCTCCCTGCCGATGCGGCAATGGCAGCATGA
- a CDS encoding helix-turn-helix domain-containing protein: MSKESIQEVVQKSLEDYFNDLGEQKPTNIYDMMVLTVEKPVLEVVMTRADGNQSHAAQMLGINRNTLRKKLQEHGLL, from the coding sequence ATGAGCAAAGAAAGTATCCAGGAAGTTGTCCAGAAAAGCCTCGAGGATTATTTCAACGATTTGGGCGAGCAAAAGCCGACGAACATCTACGACATGATGGTCCTGACGGTGGAAAAACCTGTCCTCGAAGTGGTGATGACGCGCGCCGATGGCAACCAGTCGCACGCGGCGCAGATGCTGGGCATCAACCGGAATACCCTGCGCAAGAAACTCCAGGAGCACGGGCTGCTCTAA
- the purH gene encoding bifunctional phosphoribosylaminoimidazolecarboxamide formyltransferase/IMP cyclohydrolase — translation MIKQALISVSDKTGVLDFAKALATLGVNILSTGGTAKLLQENGVQVTEVADYTGFPEMLDGRVKTLHPKVHGGILARRDFPEHVAKLEEHGIGQIDMVVVNLYPFQQTVAKLDCSLEDAIENIDIGGPTMLRSAAKNHRDVVVICDPSDYGVVLAEMKGTGASAGPVSTETKFRLAKKVFAHTAQYDGAITNYLTSLGDDRLHATRTSYPQTLNMSFEKVQDMRYGENPHQGAAFYRDLVPGAGALAAYTQLQGKELSYNNIADADAAWECVKSLGGMQQPAGCVIVKHANPCGVAIGSDALDAYARALQTDPTSAFGGIIAFNVEVDARAAQAISQLFVEVLIAPSFTAEARQVMAAKQNVRLLEIPLGDSQNPYDVKRVGGGLLVQAPDAKNVGLGELRVVSKKQPTQQQLQDMMFAWRVAKFVKSNAIVFCANGMTLGVGAGQMSRIDSARIASIKAQNAGLSLAGSAVASDAFFPFRDGLDVVVDAGATCVIHPGGSMRDQEVIDAADERGVVMLYTGTRHFRH, via the coding sequence ATGATCAAACAAGCACTCATTTCCGTCTCCGACAAGACTGGCGTCCTCGATTTCGCGAAGGCGCTGGCGACTCTCGGTGTTAACATCCTGTCCACCGGCGGCACCGCCAAGCTGCTGCAAGAAAACGGCGTGCAGGTGACAGAAGTCGCTGACTACACCGGCTTCCCGGAAATGCTCGACGGCCGGGTCAAGACCCTGCACCCAAAGGTACACGGCGGCATCCTGGCGCGCCGCGACTTTCCCGAGCACGTCGCCAAGCTGGAAGAACACGGCATTGGGCAGATCGACATGGTCGTTGTTAACCTGTATCCATTCCAGCAAACCGTCGCCAAGCTCGACTGCTCGTTGGAAGACGCGATCGAAAACATCGACATCGGCGGCCCCACCATGCTGCGCTCGGCCGCCAAGAACCACCGCGACGTGGTCGTGATCTGCGATCCGTCCGACTACGGCGTGGTGTTGGCGGAAATGAAAGGCACGGGCGCCAGTGCCGGACCGGTCAGCACCGAAACCAAATTCCGCCTGGCCAAGAAGGTGTTTGCGCACACCGCGCAATACGATGGCGCCATCACTAACTACCTGACCAGCCTGGGCGACGACCGCCTGCATGCCACCCGCACCAGCTATCCGCAGACCCTGAACATGAGCTTCGAGAAGGTCCAGGACATGCGCTATGGCGAGAACCCGCACCAGGGCGCCGCGTTCTACCGCGACCTGGTGCCGGGCGCCGGTGCCCTGGCCGCGTATACCCAGCTGCAGGGCAAGGAACTGTCGTACAACAACATCGCCGATGCCGATGCGGCCTGGGAATGCGTCAAGTCGCTAGGCGGAATGCAGCAGCCGGCCGGCTGCGTGATCGTCAAGCACGCCAACCCTTGCGGCGTGGCGATCGGCAGCGATGCACTGGACGCCTACGCGCGCGCGCTGCAGACCGATCCAACCTCGGCCTTCGGCGGCATCATCGCCTTCAACGTCGAAGTCGACGCCCGCGCGGCCCAGGCCATCTCCCAGCTGTTCGTCGAGGTGCTGATCGCGCCATCGTTCACCGCCGAAGCGCGCCAGGTGATGGCAGCCAAGCAGAACGTGCGCCTGCTCGAAATCCCGCTGGGCGACAGCCAGAATCCCTACGACGTCAAGCGCGTCGGCGGCGGCCTGCTGGTGCAGGCGCCGGACGCCAAGAACGTGGGCTTGGGCGAACTGCGTGTGGTCAGCAAGAAGCAGCCGACCCAGCAGCAACTGCAAGACATGATGTTCGCCTGGCGCGTGGCCAAGTTCGTGAAATCGAACGCAATTGTGTTCTGCGCCAACGGCATGACGCTCGGCGTGGGCGCCGGCCAGATGAGCCGTATCGACTCGGCCCGCATCGCCTCGATCAAGGCCCAGAATGCTGGCCTGTCGCTGGCCGGTTCGGCTGTAGCCTCGGACGCCTTCTTCCCGTTCCGCGACGGGCTCGACGTGGTGGTCGATGCAGGCGCGACCTGCGTGATCCATCCGGGCGGCTCGATGCGCGACCAGGAAGTGATCGACGCGGCCGATGAGCGCGGCGTTGTGATGTTGTACACGGGCACCCGTCACTTCCGTCATTGA
- the ruvC gene encoding crossover junction endodeoxyribonuclease RuvC, which translates to MIILGIDPGLRTTGFGVIEKHGTTLRYIASGTIKTGLEGALPPRLKVILKGVSEIIAAYQPGCAAIEKVFVNVNPQSTLLLGQARGAAITALVGADLEVAEYTAVQVKQAVVGTGRAAKAQVQDMVARLLKLPGLPGSDAADALGVAICHAHSIDTLALLGALTASTTTLRMKRSRLV; encoded by the coding sequence ATGATTATTCTCGGCATCGACCCTGGCCTGCGCACGACGGGCTTCGGCGTCATTGAAAAACACGGCACGACACTGCGCTATATCGCATCCGGCACCATCAAGACGGGCCTGGAAGGCGCACTGCCGCCGCGGCTCAAGGTCATATTGAAGGGTGTCAGCGAGATCATCGCCGCCTACCAGCCTGGCTGCGCGGCCATTGAAAAAGTGTTTGTGAACGTGAATCCGCAATCGACGCTGCTGCTGGGGCAGGCGCGTGGCGCGGCGATCACGGCCCTGGTTGGCGCCGACCTCGAGGTTGCCGAATACACCGCGGTGCAGGTCAAGCAGGCCGTGGTCGGTACCGGCAGGGCGGCCAAGGCGCAAGTGCAGGACATGGTCGCGCGCCTGCTCAAGTTGCCCGGCCTGCCCGGGAGCGACGCCGCCGACGCGCTCGGCGTGGCCATCTGCCACGCCCACAGCATCGACACCCTGGCCCTGCTCGGCGCGCTCACCGCCAGCACCACCACGCTGCGCATGAAGCGCAGCCGTCTCGTCTAA
- the ruvA gene encoding Holliday junction branch migration protein RuvA has translation MIGRIEGILLEKAPPHVLVNCNGVGYEIDVPMSTFYNLPHTGERVVLFTHLIVREDAHLLFGFGTGSERALFRQLIKITGVGARMALSILSGMTVAELSQAVTLQETGRLVKVPGVGKKTAERLLLELKGKLGADLGMVAGAVRDDAQADVLNALAALGYSDKEALLATKNMPTGSSVSDGIKFALKALSKA, from the coding sequence ATGATCGGTCGAATCGAAGGCATCCTGCTCGAAAAAGCGCCGCCTCACGTGCTGGTAAATTGCAACGGCGTCGGCTATGAAATCGACGTACCGATGAGCACCTTCTACAACCTGCCGCATACCGGCGAACGGGTGGTGCTGTTTACCCACCTGATCGTGCGCGAAGACGCGCACCTGCTGTTCGGCTTCGGCACTGGCTCTGAACGCGCGCTGTTTCGCCAGCTGATCAAGATCACCGGCGTCGGTGCACGCATGGCGCTGTCGATCCTGTCTGGCATGACGGTGGCCGAGCTGTCGCAGGCCGTCACCTTGCAGGAAACCGGGCGCCTGGTGAAGGTGCCGGGCGTGGGCAAGAAGACCGCCGAGCGCCTGCTGCTCGAACTCAAGGGCAAGCTCGGCGCCGACCTTGGCATGGTGGCCGGCGCCGTGCGCGACGACGCCCAGGCCGACGTACTCAATGCGCTGGCCGCGTTGGGGTATTCTGACAAAGAAGCGCTGCTCGCGACCAAGAACATGCCGACAGGCAGCTCAGTTTCCGACGGCATCAAATTTGCGCTCAAGGCGCTCTCCAAAGCATAA
- the ruvB gene encoding Holliday junction branch migration DNA helicase RuvB, with product MSIQTDNFTEQRVIDAAPASPNEEAIERALRPKQLEEYVGQEKIRAQLEIFIHAARNRREALDHTLLFGPPGLGKTTLAHIIAREMGVNLRQTSGPVLERPGDLAALLTNLERNDVLFIDEIHRLSPVVEEILYPALEDYQIDIMIGEGPAARSVKLDLQPFTLVGATTRAGMLTNPLRDRFGIVARLEFYNVDELTKIVTRSAALLGAPIDRDGAHEVALRARGTPRIANRLLRRVRDYAEVKGNGEITKSVADLALKMLDVDSVGFDVMDRKLLEAVLFKFGGGPVGIGNLAAAIGEAADTIEDVLEPFLIQQGYLQRTPRGRIATPLAYRHFGVAAPRISPTGDLWDSLPPA from the coding sequence ATGAGCATCCAGACCGACAATTTCACCGAACAGCGCGTCATCGACGCGGCTCCGGCGTCGCCCAACGAAGAGGCGATCGAACGCGCCTTGCGCCCGAAGCAGCTCGAAGAATACGTTGGCCAGGAAAAGATCCGTGCCCAGCTCGAGATCTTCATCCACGCCGCGCGCAACCGCCGCGAAGCGCTCGACCACACGCTGCTGTTTGGCCCACCTGGCCTGGGCAAGACCACGCTGGCGCACATCATCGCGCGCGAGATGGGCGTCAACCTGCGCCAGACTTCGGGCCCCGTGCTCGAGCGTCCGGGCGACCTGGCAGCGCTGCTGACCAATCTCGAGCGCAACGACGTGCTGTTCATCGACGAGATCCACCGCCTGTCGCCGGTGGTCGAAGAGATTTTGTACCCGGCGCTAGAGGACTACCAGATCGACATCATGATCGGCGAAGGCCCGGCCGCGCGTTCGGTGAAACTCGACCTGCAGCCGTTCACGCTGGTCGGCGCCACCACCCGCGCCGGCATGCTGACCAACCCGCTGCGCGACCGCTTCGGCATCGTCGCCCGGCTCGAGTTCTACAACGTCGACGAGCTGACCAAGATCGTTACCCGCAGCGCAGCGCTGCTGGGCGCCCCGATCGACCGCGACGGCGCCCACGAAGTGGCCCTCCGCGCGCGCGGCACGCCGCGGATTGCCAACCGCCTGCTGCGGCGCGTGCGCGACTATGCCGAAGTCAAGGGTAACGGCGAGATCACCAAGTCGGTCGCCGACCTGGCGCTGAAGATGCTCGACGTCGATTCGGTCGGCTTCGACGTGATGGACCGTAAGCTGCTCGAAGCGGTGCTGTTCAAGTTCGGCGGCGGGCCGGTTGGCATCGGCAACCTGGCGGCGGCCATCGGCGAAGCGGCCGACACCATCGAAGACGTGCTCGAACCCTTCCTGATCCAGCAAGGCTATTTGCAGCGCACCCCGCGCGGGCGCATCGCCACCCCGCTGGCCTACCGGCACTTCGGCGTAGCCGCCCCGCGCATCAGCCCGACGGGCGATTTGTGGGACAGCCTGCCGCCGGCGTAA
- a CDS encoding acetate/propionate family kinase: MASTGQILVLNTGSSSIKFSLYESGAADLLLKGLVENLQTGPTRFLVQDAAHDTVHEQSWPQALDHAAGMQALLAFLDSSSRSGGGGGDQGLRAVGHRIVHGGALYSGPVRVSEAVLAELDKLVPLAPLHLPHNLAAVRAAMQMAPGVMQVACFDTAFHRSQPALAQAFALPPEITELGIHRYGFHGLSYEYIASRLPQAEPALAGARVVAAHLGNGASMCAMHAGRSVASSMGFTAIDGLPMGTRCGALDPGVVLYLIDQLGMDVAAVQDLLYLQSGLLGVSGISSDMRTLEASEAPRAQLAIDLMVYRIGRELGSMAAALGGIDALVFSGGIGENSVALRAAVCRAADWLGVQIDAQANAAPGKSVVRISAAASAVSVWVVPANEELMIARHTLDIVEQS, encoded by the coding sequence ATGGCGTCCACCGGCCAGATCCTGGTCCTGAACACGGGCTCGTCGAGCATCAAGTTTTCGCTGTACGAGAGCGGGGCCGCCGACTTGCTGCTCAAGGGGCTGGTCGAGAACCTGCAGACTGGGCCGACGCGGTTCCTGGTGCAGGATGCGGCGCATGACACCGTGCACGAACAGTCGTGGCCGCAGGCGCTCGATCATGCGGCGGGCATGCAGGCCCTGCTCGCCTTTCTCGATAGCAGTAGCCGCAGCGGCGGCGGCGGCGGCGACCAAGGCTTGCGCGCGGTCGGGCACCGCATCGTGCATGGCGGCGCGCTGTACAGCGGACCGGTACGCGTAAGCGAAGCGGTATTGGCCGAGCTCGACAAGCTGGTACCGCTGGCGCCCTTGCACCTGCCGCATAACCTGGCCGCGGTGCGGGCGGCGATGCAGATGGCGCCGGGCGTAATGCAGGTTGCCTGCTTCGATACCGCTTTCCACCGTTCGCAACCCGCACTGGCGCAAGCGTTTGCGCTGCCGCCCGAGATCACCGAGCTTGGCATCCACCGCTATGGCTTCCACGGCCTGTCGTACGAATACATCGCCAGTCGCCTGCCGCAGGCCGAACCGGCGCTGGCCGGCGCCAGGGTAGTGGCGGCGCACCTCGGCAACGGCGCCAGCATGTGCGCGATGCATGCCGGGCGCAGCGTGGCGAGTTCGATGGGCTTTACCGCCATCGACGGCTTGCCGATGGGGACCCGCTGCGGGGCGCTCGATCCGGGCGTGGTGCTCTACCTGATCGACCAGCTCGGAATGGATGTGGCGGCGGTCCAGGATCTGCTTTACCTGCAATCCGGCCTGCTGGGGGTGTCCGGGATCTCGTCCGACATGCGCACGCTCGAGGCCAGCGAGGCGCCGCGCGCGCAGCTGGCGATCGACCTGATGGTGTACCGGATCGGACGCGAGCTCGGTTCGATGGCGGCGGCGCTCGGCGGCATCGACGCCCTGGTGTTTTCGGGTGGAATCGGCGAAAACAGCGTCGCACTGCGCGCCGCCGTGTGCCGCGCCGCGGACTGGCTGGGCGTGCAGATCGATGCGCAAGCCAATGCCGCCCCCGGCAAGAGCGTGGTGCGCATCAGCGCGGCGGCAAGCGCGGTATCGGTGTGGGTGGTGCCCGCGAACGAAGAGTTGATGATTGCCCGCCACACGCTGGACATCGTCGAGCAGTCCTGA
- a CDS encoding phosphate acetyltransferase has protein sequence MTTPHPQFDRLIDAARRVGPVRVAVAHPCDRSSLEAALDAFKIGLIVPVLIGPRSRILRTADEGELDIGMLELIDTPHSHASAARGVELVRAGQVEALMKGSLHTDELMGAVINGVTGLRTARRLSHCFVMEVPGHPEPLIITDAAVNIIPTLADKVDIVQNAIDLAHVLDFEEVRVAILAAVETVNPKMPATIDAAALCKMADRGQITGALLDGPLAMDNAIDPEAAAMKNLVSPVAGRANVLVTPDLEAGNMLAKSLSFMAGAGAAGIVLGARVPIILTSRSDSVEARLASCAVAVLVAHRKLAGERLLGA, from the coding sequence ATGACCACGCCGCATCCACAGTTCGACCGGTTGATCGACGCCGCCCGCCGCGTCGGGCCCGTGCGGGTCGCCGTGGCGCACCCATGCGACCGCTCGTCGCTCGAAGCTGCGCTGGACGCCTTCAAGATCGGGCTGATCGTTCCGGTCCTGATCGGGCCGCGCAGCCGCATCCTGCGCACCGCGGACGAGGGCGAGCTCGATATCGGCATGCTCGAATTGATCGACACGCCGCATAGTCATGCCTCGGCCGCGCGCGGCGTCGAACTGGTGCGGGCGGGCCAGGTGGAGGCACTCATGAAGGGCAGCCTGCATACCGATGAGCTCATGGGCGCCGTGATCAATGGCGTTACCGGCCTGCGCACCGCCAGGCGCTTGAGCCATTGCTTCGTGATGGAGGTGCCGGGACACCCCGAACCCCTGATCATCACCGATGCCGCGGTCAATATCATTCCAACCCTGGCCGACAAGGTCGACATCGTGCAAAACGCCATCGACCTCGCGCACGTGCTGGATTTTGAAGAAGTGCGGGTCGCCATATTGGCAGCAGTGGAAACGGTCAACCCCAAGATGCCAGCCACGATCGACGCTGCGGCGCTGTGCAAGATGGCAGACCGTGGCCAGATCACCGGCGCCCTGCTCGACGGGCCGCTGGCGATGGACAATGCGATCGACCCGGAAGCGGCGGCGATGAAAAACCTGGTTTCGCCGGTGGCCGGGCGCGCCAACGTGCTGGTCACCCCCGACCTGGAGGCAGGCAACATGCTGGCCAAGAGCCTGAGCTTCATGGCGGGAGCCGGGGCCGCCGGCATCGTGCTCGGCGCCCGGGTGCCGATCATCCTGACCAGCCGCTCGGATTCGGTAGAAGCGCGCCTTGCTTCGTGCGCGGTGGCGGTGCTGGTCGCGCATCGAAAGCTGGCCGGTGAACGCCTGCTGGGGGCTTGA